Below is a window of Aquificaceae bacterium DNA.
AGGTCTATATTTAATGAATAACCATTCAGGAGGAAATCATGTGTCAAGAGTGTGGATGCTCCATAAACCATAAGCATGAACATAGCCATAGAGAAGAGATAAGCCTTTTCAAAAAGGTGCTTGAAAGGAATGACCTTCAGGCGGAGGAGAACAGAGAGCACTTTGAGGAACATGGTATATTTGCCATAAACCTTATGTCTTCACCGGGTGCGGGAAAAACCTCACTGCTTGAAAGGACTATTGAGTCCCTTTCAGACCTAAGAGTAGGAGTTATAGAAGGCGATTTGGAAACGGACAGAGATGCTCAGAGGATAAGGGCAAAGGGTGCACCTGCGGTGCAGATAAGCACGGGCTCTGCTTGCCATCTTGATGCCTTTATGGTGCATGAGGGAATACATAAACTTCCCTTAGCGGAGCTTGACATAGTCTTTATAGAAAACGTGGGAAATCTTGTCTGCCCTGCCAGCTATGACGTGGGAGCTCACATGAACGTGGTTCTTCTCTCTGTAGTAGAAGGCGATGACAAGCCGGAGAAGTATCCTGTAATGTTCAGAAGTGCACAGCTAATGGTGATAACGAAAACAGACCTCCTGCCATATGTGGACTTCAGCATAGAAAGAGCCATAAGGTCTGCCAGAAGGGTAAACCCTTCCATAGATATCCTAAGGCTATCTACAAAGACTGGAGAGGGTATGGAGGAGTGGCTTGAATATCTCCGATTTAAGGTAAAAGCTTTTAGAAAAAGTTTGGTATGAGAGTTTTCTGGCTTCAGAGGCTTACCTGTTGTGGAAATACACACTCTTTTTTGAACTATGAAAGCCTTCACACTCTCTCTAAGAGGCTTGAATTTCTTTATCATCCCAGCCTTTCTCTCAAAGCTCAAGAAGAGGCGGTTGAAGAGCTTATAAAGAGCGGTGAGGGTATTGATATACTCATAGTGGAGGGTGCGGTGAGAAACAATGAAGTAGAAACAAGAGAGCTGTGTAAAATTGCCAAATATGTGATAGCGGTTGGAAACTGTGCGGTTTATGGAAACATCCCAGCTCTTGCAGATGAAACTGTATGTGGTCTTTCTTATAGGTTTAAGGAAAGAAGAGGACTGCTGGATAAGGATTTTAAGTCAAGAAGTGGTATGCCGGTGATAAACCTCTCTGGCTGTCCAGCACATCCAGAATGGATAGTGGGAACCATGCTTATGCTTGTGGAGGGTATGGAGCCAGAGCTTGACCAGTGGGGTAGACCAAAAGTCTTTTATTCTTCTCTTACCCACTGGGGATGCACGAGGAACGAATACTTTGAATGGAAGGTGGAGGCGGAGGAGCTTGGCTCAAAAAGGGGATGTCTTTTTTATCACTTTGGCTGTAGAGGACCACTTAGCTACAGCTCTTGCAATACCATACTTTGGAACGGGGTTAGCTCAAAGACAAGAGCGGGGACACCCTGCTTTGGATGCACGGAGTATGACTTTCCGAGGTTAGGTCTTTGGGAGACAAAGCAGTATGCAGGCATTCCTGCGGAGCTTTCCATAGGTGTTTCAAGGAGAGGATACATAATGCTCTCTGGCATCGCCAAGATGTTTGCACCAGAGAGGTTAAAGGGTGAGGCTTGAAAACTTAGAACTTCCAAGGGTTGAGGGAGAAGCAAGGCT
It encodes the following:
- the hypB gene encoding hydrogenase nickel incorporation protein HypB; amino-acid sequence: MCQECGCSINHKHEHSHREEISLFKKVLERNDLQAEENREHFEEHGIFAINLMSSPGAGKTSLLERTIESLSDLRVGVIEGDLETDRDAQRIRAKGAPAVQISTGSACHLDAFMVHEGIHKLPLAELDIVFIENVGNLVCPASYDVGAHMNVVLLSVVEGDDKPEKYPVMFRSAQLMVITKTDLLPYVDFSIERAIRSARRVNPSIDILRLSTKTGEGMEEWLEYLRFKVKAFRKSLV
- a CDS encoding Ni/Fe hydrogenase codes for the protein MRVFWLQRLTCCGNTHSFLNYESLHTLSKRLEFLYHPSLSLKAQEEAVEELIKSGEGIDILIVEGAVRNNEVETRELCKIAKYVIAVGNCAVYGNIPALADETVCGLSYRFKERRGLLDKDFKSRSGMPVINLSGCPAHPEWIVGTMLMLVEGMEPELDQWGRPKVFYSSLTHWGCTRNEYFEWKVEAEELGSKRGCLFYHFGCRGPLSYSSCNTILWNGVSSKTRAGTPCFGCTEYDFPRLGLWETKQYAGIPAELSIGVSRRGYIMLSGIAKMFAPERLKGEA